Proteins from a single region of Choloepus didactylus isolate mChoDid1 chromosome 10, mChoDid1.pri, whole genome shotgun sequence:
- the RFK gene encoding riboflavin kinase, with the protein MRHLPYFCRGQVVRGFGRGSKQLGIPTANFPEQVVDNLPADISTGIYYGWASVGSGDVHKMVVSIGWNPYYKNTKKSMETHIIHTFKEDFYGEMLNVAIVGYIRPEKNFDSLESLISAIQGDIEEAKKQLELPEHLKLKEDNFFQVPKSKIMNGHC; encoded by the exons atgagacacctgccctacttctgCCGCGGCCAGGTGGTGCGGGGCTTCGGTCGCGGCTCCAAGCAGCTGGGCATCCCCACTG CTAACTTTCCTGAGCAAGTAGTAGATAATCTTCCAGCTGATATATCCACCGGCATTTATTATGGTTGGGCCAGTGTTGGAAGTGGAGATGTCCATAAGATGGTGGTGAGCATAGGATGGAACCCATACTACAAGAATACGAAAAAGTCCATG GAAACTCATATTATACATACCTTCAAAGAGGACTTCTATGGGGAAATGCTCAATGTGGCCATTGTTGGCTACATCAGACCAGAAAAGAACTTTGATTCTTTAG AGTCACTTATTTCAGCAATTCAAGGTGATATTGAGGAAGCTAAGAAACAACTAGAATTACCAGAACATTTGAAACTTAAAGAAGACAATTTCTTCCAGGttcctaaaagcaaaataatgaatggccaCTGCTGA